From Lolium perenne isolate Kyuss_39 chromosome 5, Kyuss_2.0, whole genome shotgun sequence, a single genomic window includes:
- the LOC127301383 gene encoding F-box/FBD/LRR-repeat protein At1g13570-like: protein MSPARRAYEKRRSSEAAVADALISLPTGVLDDILARAGLRDAVRTSALSRAWRRRWEALPSIDLICLDDNKEELWAVDGILLRYPGRIRRFDAYLDRDLESLYAGRVTDWIIALYRRGLEAFNLISVGGYIDLPSAVFSRGSLTMLRLCGCAIPFLPAGFEGFPKLKNLAFLNVRFQVDGEYQLEEIIATSPSLEELTLWDVEIAGDFKEWAIQALNLWHLSIRTPDDLGWNPGELPSLRSAEIEICDLFGDRDFGKFLTRFANITELKIYTHHPLSNGANILDTLSCTFGELKSLKLYTQFCELSSILSTFCLLRSSPNLERLKIVIDDGVDQKYEASREFQNAQWTDGMCANLQFVQITGIHWLSNELTFIELVLSNARLLRTLCVSHGEKCSMSNEAAVNKLLKYTRASSRAEVIYEGKAKKD from the exons ATGTCGCCGGCGCGCCGCGCTTATGAGAAGCGCCGGTCGAGCGAGGCCGCTGTAGCGGACGCCCTAATCTCCCTGCCAACAGGCGTTCTCGACGACATACTCGCCCGCGCCGGCCTCCGCGACGCCGTCCGCACGTCGGCGCTTTCCCGAGCCTGGCGACGCCGATGGGAGGCCCTCCCATCCATCGACCTCATCTGCCTCGACGACAATAAGGAGGAGCTGTGGGCCGTCGACGGCATCCTTCTTCGCTACCCCGGCCGAATCCGGCGCTTCGACGCCTACCTCGACCGTGACCTCGAGAGCCTCTACGCGGGCCGCGTCACCGACTGGATCATCGCCCTCTACCGCCGGGGCCTCGAGGCCTTCAACCTCATCTCCGTCGGCGGCTACATCGACCTCCCCTCCGCCGTCTTCTCCCGCGGCAGCCTCACCATGCTCCGTCTATGCGGCTGCGCCATCCCGTTCCTGCCCGCGGGCTTCGAGGGTTTCCCCAAGCTGAAGAACCTTGCTTTCCTGAACGTCCGGTTTCAGGTGGACGGGGAGTACCAGCTGGAGGAAATCATCGCGACATCGCCGTCGCTCGAGGAACTGACACTCTGGGATGTGGAAATTGCAGGCGACTTCAAAGAGTGGGCCATTCAGGCGCTCAATCTCTGGCACCTATCCATTAGAACACCTGATGATTTAGGCTGGAACCCTGGGGAGCTTCCGTCCCTGCGTTCTGCCGAAATTGAGATCTGTGATTTGTTCGGGGACCGAGACTTTGGCAAATTCCTCACCAGATTTGCAAATATCACCGAGCTTAAGATATATACTCACCATCCACTG TCAAATGGGGCTAATATACTAGATACACTGTCATGCACTTTTGGAGAATTGAAGAGTTTAAAATTGTATACACAATTCTGTGAACTTTCTTCCATTTTGTCAACCTTTTGCTTATTGAGGAGTTCTCCGAACCTTGAAAGACTCAAGATAGTG ATCGATGATGGTGTGGATCAGAAGTATGAGGCAAGCAGAGAATTTCAAAACGCACAGTGGACTGATGGCATGTGTGCCAACCTTCAGTTTGTGCAGATAACTGGTATCCATTGGCTTTCAAATGAATTGACTTTTATAGAACTTGTTCTCTCCAATGCAAGGCTTCTTCGCACTTTATGTGTTAGTCATGGTGAGAAATGCTCAATGTCTAATGAGGCTGCAGTGAACAAGCTACTGAAGTACACAAGAGCTTCGAGTCGTGCAGAGGTTATATATGAAG GCAAAGCAAAGAAAGACTAG